The nucleotide sequence ATTGATTGGGAGTTGTGGTCGATTGGAATTTGCGATTCGGGATGGGAATGCGGCAGAAGAATTCCAATTGAGTCGGGGTCGTCGCGTTGTGGTGCGGTGGTAAGTGCCAGTGGCGACCCGACGATGCGGGATCGCTGGTAACTCTTGGACGCTGTGAGTGTTCCGAATTCGATTGGTGATCGGTTATGATGCGGGCCGAAGCACAGGACAACTCACGGACATCAGTCGCAAGCCACTGATGAGAAAGGAAATGGAATACGATGGATCGCTCAGGGACGCGGTGGCTGGCGGTGATGCTCATGGGCATTGTGGGCTGTGGTCAGTCCCGACAGGACGTGGCGGAACCTTCACCCGCGAATGTCACCGAATCCACGGACAAATCACCGCCAGCGACTCGTAACGACAGGGGTGAAACGGCTTCTACTTCGGCAAGTCCGAAGGTCGGTCTGGTTGCGACAGCACAGGATGGGTCTGCGGAAGCGACGTTCCAGCGAACGCTGCAGTCATTCCAGGACGGTCGGTTTGATGATGCGTTCGAGTTCTTGCCCCCCTCGTACCAGGCAGACGTCGACCAGTTGCTTCAGGTGTTCGCTGAGAAGATGGATCCCCAGGTCTGGACGAACTCGTTTGAACTGCTCGGCAAGATTGGTCGAGTTCTGAAGAGTAAAAAGAATCTCATTCTCGACATGGATGGAGTGAAGCGACTCCCACAAGTTGAGTTAATCAAGCCGCACTGGGATGCGATTGCGGGCGGGATGAGTGATCTTCCTTCGAGCGACTTCGGCGATCTGCAACGGCTGAAGCAGACGAAGGTCCGACAACTGCTCGGCTCGGCCGGGGGACTGTTCCGCGGATTGCCGCTGCCTCAGTTTGGGGATATTCAAGTCACCACGATCAAATCGGATTCGAAGACCGCAACTCTGGCGTATCGGGAGAAGAAGGACAGCGAACCAAAAGAGGTCGAATTTGTCCTGATGGAAGGAAAATGGCTGCCGAAATCGATCGCCAGCGGATGGAGTGCAGGTATTGCCGAAGCACGAGCGTCACTCGACAAATTGCCTGAACGGATGGCTAGCTGGAAACCGGTCATCATCTCTCAGTTAGAGAAGGTCGAGGGAATGATTGATCAGTTGCAGGCGTCACGGACGAAAGAAGAGTTCAGCGCGGCCGTGGCACCCCTGTTCTTCACGATCGCGTATGGGGCCCAGCTGGCGCAGCAGGCGGTGCTCGAATCGACGGCGGCTGCTCGTGCAGCGGATGTGGTTCACTGCGAGATCAACCGAGAATTGAATGACGAAGACCTGACGAAGCTCAAGGACGTCGTCGTTCAGTTTCTAGGAGAGAGCGGAGCCGATGCCGAGTACGAGCTCATTCCCAACGATGGACGAACGCGTTGCCGGTTCACCATGGTGACGGACGCCGCAGCAATGGCGTCCGTGCTTGCCAAACACTTTGACACGGCGACAGTCCGCCTGGACCTGGAAAGCCGCACCGTTCACATCGATTTCAAATAAGCTGCTCTAGCAGAAACGAGACTTATCATGTCCCCGCTCATCGTTTCTCCCAAACGTCGATACCTGGTCAATTTCAATCTGAAGCGGGTCCCTCACCTGTTTACCGATGTGCTGGTGATCGGTGCCGGAATTACCGGGATCCGGGCTGGACTGGCGATTGATCCCCGGCTGAATGTCGTGCTGGCCACGAAAGACCGGCTGAAGGAATCGAACAGCGCCTACGCTCAGGGGGGAATCGCGGGGGTGTTTGACCCTGTAGACGATTTCGCCAATCACGTCGCGGACACGCTGGCCGCGGGCAAAGGGCTATGTAATCAGGACATTGTCGAGACAGTCGTGCGGGAAGCCCCGGCACGTATCCGTGAACTTGTTTCGATGGGCGCCCATTTTGATCAGGCCGACGGGGAAATCGCCCTCACGCAGGAAGGGGGCCACAGCCACCGTCGTGTTGTCCATGCCCTGGGAGACGCCACGGGCAAAGAAGTCATGCGGGCCTTAATCGAGCAGATTCGCAGTGCGCCGCAGATCGATATCTGGGAAAATACATTCACCATTGATCTGCTGACTCACGAAGGCGAATGCCGCGGAGCCTTGGTCTGGAATGCCAGCCACGGAAAAACCTTCGTCTGGGCCAAACAGACGATTCTCGCGACGGGCGGAGCGGGTCGGCTTTACCGGGAAACGACCAATCCCGAGATTGCCACAGCGGACGGGCATGCGATGGCCTTTCGCGCGGGGTGTGAACTTCGCGACATGGAATTCATGCAGTTCCATCCTACCGTTCTCTACATCGCGGGATCGTCACGGCACCTGATCTCAGAGGCGGCTCGTGGGGAGGGGGGACTGCTGCGTGACTGCTTCGGTCATCGCTTTATGCCCGATTACGATCCGGCAGCGGAACTCGCTCCACGCGATATCGTCAGTCGGTCGATCACGCGGCAAATGGAAAAGACGCGGCATCACTGTGTCTACCTGGACCTCACACACCTTCCGCACTCCCTCGTGATGGAGCGGTTTCCGCACATTCGGCAGGTTTGTGCGCAATTCGGCCTGGATTTGTTGCGCGATCTGATCCCGGTTCGGCCGGGGGCTCACTACATGATTGGTGGTATCGCCGTCGACGATGAGGCAAGAACCTCGTTGCCGCGACTGTGGGCTGCGGGGGAAGTAACTTCCACGGGGCTGCACGGAGCCAACCGTCTTGCGAGCAACAGTCTGCTGGAAGGACTTGTGTTTGGATTGAGAGCCGGTCGCAACGCCTCGGCCGCAGCCTGTGGTGAGAAGGATCAGTTCACGGCGATGGCGATTACGCCCGACAAGCTCCCCTCAGTTCCGAAAGGAGACACACTAGGGGTGCTGGGAAGCGACTTTGATGACTCGGCACTGAAGCTCGATGACTTGCTCAACTCACTCAATAGCGAGATGTGGAGAAAAGTGGGGATCGAACGGAATGCTCAGGATCTGGAATCCGCTCTTCATCAGATTGAGTTCTGGGATCGGTACGTGGGACCGCACGAATTTTCGATCACAAAGGGATGGGAGTTACAGAATCTCCTGTTAGTTGCGAGGCTGATGGTGGCGGCGGCAATGGCACGCAAGGAAAGTCGCGGCACACATGCCCGCAGCGACTTTCCTCAAACCGATCCTGAACAAGCCAGACACATCAGTCTGGTCGCAGCAAAGTAGCGGACCACACATGCGCCGGGTGGTTGAGAGGCCTTACGAGGCCTCCACCCACTCTCCAGTGCGAATGTCGCGGATCAGCTCCAGAAGTTTTCGCCATGCCAGTTCATGGGAGGCTTCGTCTGGACCTCGATATCACCATTCACGCACGTCTGACAGGCCAGTCGCAAATTCTTTTCATTGCCAAGTCTGGCGAAGAACGTCAGGGGATGCGCCGTCATCGAAACCTTTTCGAACAGGCTTTGTGACGAACAGTTCTCAACCCCTTTTTTGACCATAACCTTGCAGCTCGTGCAGAGGCCAAAGCCCATGCAGTTCACGTAATTATGTGGGGTGGGGTAAAGCTGTACGCCCGCCTTGAGTGCCTCGCGCCGCAGGTTGGCCCCCGCAGGAACTTCGATCGATTTCTTCTCATTGACGAATGTCACGGTCGGCATCGTGCTGCTCTTTCCCAATCGAGATGTTGACGAACGAATCAGCGATAACGTGAATCATATTCACGAAGGGAAGTTCAACGCAATCGATCGTCGAGCAGCCGCGGACCAACGGCAGCGGAAGTGCGCAGCACATGACAGGGCACAGTCCCGAGAACGAGGCGCAAAGCCTCGGTGATGAGAGATCGAGCGAATCGCTGCGAAGACTCGATCAAACCAGCATGAGTGCGGACGACCCGGTCGGCAGGAACCGGCGCCATTCCTGAATCATGCGCTTGTATTCGATTCCAACGCTCCTGGGTTGACGGTCGAGATCATACAGGCCAACCGGGTGGACGTTGTTATTTTCTTCCCGCAGCGCAACGTCCCAGTCGATTTGGTCGGTCAGACTGTACCAGGTAAAACCGACGATGGGGACACCATCTTGCCGCAGTCGCAGCATCGTATTCCACTCTTTCCACAACCACTGAACGGATCCCGACTCTTCGCGGATGTTCGTTTCCGTATGCATCAGGGGGAGACCGTAGCGGTTGTAGTAATCCTTGGCAATGACGTAGTAGCCGAAGAACTCGCCCGCGGCGACGGTTGAACCATCAGAGCGCAGAAGATGTTCGTTAGTAACGTAATAGTCGGTTCCCATGATGCAGCGGAACTTGTAGTCCTGGTTCATGAAAAAATTGTAATCGCTTTCCGACATCCCATGCTCAATCATATAGCGATAAATCGGAGCACTAATGACGTGACCGTAGGTGAGATCAAGCGGGATAAATCGCCGCTCGTTGTAGAACCTGGCAGCCTTGACCAGTTCCGGCCCTGCCGGGTGTGTATATTCGCTGGACTCGCTTTGAATGAAGACGGCGTCTGGGACAGACTTCAGAATCGCCTTCATCGCGAAGAGGTTGGCTTTGCAGAGATTGATCGTCGCTCGCACGAACGATTCGTCATCCGTTCGCATTTCGTTCCACCAGCCATACTTGGCAGAGAAGAGAGCCGTAATCAGTATCTCATTGACGGGAGTCCAGTACTTAGTGCCCGGATAGCGACGAGCGACTTCCCCCGCATATTCGGCGAACAGTTGTGGGAAATCTGTATTCTGAAAATTACCCACCCAGTCGGGAACACCAAAGTGACATAGATCCAGAATGGGAAGGATGCCCATCTCGTCCATGCGATTCATCACATCGTCGAACCATGACCAGTCATATCGCCCTGGGCCGAGAAACACCTTATGGAGCGCTGGCCCCCACCGGAGGTAAGTGATATTGAGATCTTGCACGAGTTGCAGGTCCTCTTCCCATCTCTCGTAATGTCCGCATTTTTCCATTTGGTCGATGCGTTTGCCGCCAGCGATGGTCGGGTAGCTGTTTTCGATACCCGTAGCGAACATAAAACCGTGCATGAAGACCTTCCGTAGCAACGAAGGAAAAAGCAGGTGCGCGCTGAACGATCAGCGCGCACCTTGATCCCAATTGACCTACTCAAGTGAGCGATTCTCAACCTTTTGCAGGAGGGGTGTAGACCTGCATATCCCCTGGCCACCAGCGCGCCTGGAAATCCCGACGGAACTGTGCTTCGCCCGGTTCCAGGTCACCGGACACTTCGATTGGCTCCAGGGACGAACCCGCTGTACGTTCAAAAAAGAGGGGAACCTCGGTCAGAGGCTCGGAGTTGGAAAAATTGGTATCTGCCAGATATTCGGTCGTATTCATTTCGCTTCCTATTGTTATGAAATGTTCCATCTGCTGTTGGGCAAGTTTGATGCCACTGCGTTTGGAGTTGCTGTCGAAACCTACAGCATGTGGCTGTCATGCAGATAACGAGAGATCGCGACTCGCCACGGGGATAAGGTGATTCCTCTTTCACTCGCGATGGCTCGGTAGGCCGATGGTGCTTGACGAGTGGATGGGGTTGGTTTCCGGACAGAAACCCGAGGTTGTTCAAGGCGAAGTCTGCTCGCCAGTTCTGCCGCGACTTCTTCAAGTGTCGCGAACCCTTCCCCCGCGAGGTGCCAGATCCCTGAATTGCCATCGATCAACAGGTCGAGCCCTGTGTTCACGATCTCGGGAAGATAGGTGAGGGACATTGTGATCGGGTCGAGGCAACAGGGAATCCCATCGTTGAACGCCTGTACGCTCCTCCGGAGGAATCCATTTTTCGCCGAGATATCCAGATATGCGCCCGGGCGGACCAGCAGTGCATGAGGTGCCGTGTCGAGAATACGAAGCTCGGTCTGGAGTTTCGTTCGTCCAAACTCGCAGATCGGGTTCGGAGTATCACTCTCCCGATAGGGTTGCTCCCTTTCGACTCCA is from Schlesneria sp. DSM 10557 and encodes:
- the nadB gene encoding L-aspartate oxidase, with the protein product MSPLIVSPKRRYLVNFNLKRVPHLFTDVLVIGAGITGIRAGLAIDPRLNVVLATKDRLKESNSAYAQGGIAGVFDPVDDFANHVADTLAAGKGLCNQDIVETVVREAPARIRELVSMGAHFDQADGEIALTQEGGHSHRRVVHALGDATGKEVMRALIEQIRSAPQIDIWENTFTIDLLTHEGECRGALVWNASHGKTFVWAKQTILATGGAGRLYRETTNPEIATADGHAMAFRAGCELRDMEFMQFHPTVLYIAGSSRHLISEAARGEGGLLRDCFGHRFMPDYDPAAELAPRDIVSRSITRQMEKTRHHCVYLDLTHLPHSLVMERFPHIRQVCAQFGLDLLRDLIPVRPGAHYMIGGIAVDDEARTSLPRLWAAGEVTSTGLHGANRLASNSLLEGLVFGLRAGRNASAAACGEKDQFTAMAITPDKLPSVPKGDTLGVLGSDFDDSALKLDDLLNSLNSEMWRKVGIERNAQDLESALHQIEFWDRYVGPHEFSITKGWELQNLLLVARLMVAAAMARKESRGTHARSDFPQTDPEQARHISLVAAK
- a CDS encoding 2Fe-2S iron-sulfur cluster-binding protein — protein: MPTVTFVNEKKSIEVPAGANLRREALKAGVQLYPTPHNYVNCMGFGLCTSCKVMVKKGVENCSSQSLFEKVSMTAHPLTFFARLGNEKNLRLACQTCVNGDIEVQTKPPMNWHGENFWS
- a CDS encoding family 1 glycosylhydrolase, which gives rise to MHGFMFATGIENSYPTIAGGKRIDQMEKCGHYERWEEDLQLVQDLNITYLRWGPALHKVFLGPGRYDWSWFDDVMNRMDEMGILPILDLCHFGVPDWVGNFQNTDFPQLFAEYAGEVARRYPGTKYWTPVNEILITALFSAKYGWWNEMRTDDESFVRATINLCKANLFAMKAILKSVPDAVFIQSESSEYTHPAGPELVKAARFYNERRFIPLDLTYGHVISAPIYRYMIEHGMSESDYNFFMNQDYKFRCIMGTDYYVTNEHLLRSDGSTVAAGEFFGYYVIAKDYYNRYGLPLMHTETNIREESGSVQWLWKEWNTMLRLRQDGVPIVGFTWYSLTDQIDWDVALREENNNVHPVGLYDLDRQPRSVGIEYKRMIQEWRRFLPTGSSALMLV